The Tautonia plasticadhaerens nucleotide sequence GTCGCACGGCCAAGGGGTTCGGGTTCGTCCGCCCCCACGGGGCCAATGACCGGGCCGATCACATCTTCATCCCGGAGAAGTACACCTCCGACGCCTCTTCCGGCGACCAGGTCGCCGTGAAGATCACCCGGCGGGCGCGGACCCCGGGGATGAACCACGAGGGCAAGATCCTCGACGTGATCGAGCGTGCCTCGGGGGTCTTCGTGGGGACGTACTTCGAGCAGGACGGGGACGGCTTCGTCAAGGTCGACAAGTCGACCTTCCACGAGTCGATCTACGTCGGCGACCCCGGGGCCAAGGGGGCCCGTCCCGGCGACAAGGTCGTGCTGGAGATGGTTCGATTCCCCTCCCCCGAGCTGGAGGGCGAGGGAGTAATCACCGAGGTGCTCGGCCCCCGGGGGACGCCGGGCGTCGATACGCTGATGGTCTTGCGCGCCTATAACATCCCCGACGAATTCGACGAGGACGTGCTCCGGGAAGCCCGGGAGCAGGCCAGGGCGTTCGACGAGGCGAATGTCGAGGGCCGGGCCGACCTGCGCGACGTGCTCACCGTCACCATCGACCCGGCCACGGCCCGGGACTTCGACGACGCGATCACCCTCTCCCGGGACGACCGGGGGTACTGGGAGCTCGGCGTCCACATCGCCGACGTCTCCCACTTCGTCCCGACGAACTCGGAGCTGGACCGCGTCGCCCGGCTGCGGGGGAACAGCGTCTACCTGCCCGACCGGGTCGTCCCGATGCTGCCGGAAGTCCTCTCCAATAGCCTGGCCAGCCTCCAGCAGGGGAAGACGCGCTACACCGTCTCCGCCCTGCTCGAATTCAACAACGAGGGGGTCCGCACCGGGACCCGATTCGTCCGGTCGGCGATCCGGGTCGACCAGCGGTTCTCGTATGAGCAGGCGTTCGAGGCGATGAAGAACCCCGATCGCGAGATCGAGGGCGTCTCGCCCCCGGTCCACGCCATGCTCGGCCGGATGCTCGAGCTGGCGATGACGCTGCGGAAGCGGCGATTCGCGCGGGGTGCCCTCGAGCTGAACATGCCCGAGGTCGAGGTCGAACTCGGGAACGAGGGCGAGGTCGTCGGCGCCCACCTCGCACAGGACGACGAGAGTCACCAGGTGATCGAGGAGTTCATGCTCGCGGCCAACGAGGCCGTCGCCGAGTTCCTCACCGGCCGTGGCCTCGATTTCCTCCGTCGGGGGCACGACGACCCCGACCCGATGAAGCTCCGCGACTTCGCCGAGTTCGCCCGGAGCCTCGGCTACGCGATCGAGAGCCCGCAGAGCCGGTTCGAATTGCAGCGGGTGCTGAACGAATCCGCCGACCAGCCCGAGCGCCACGCCGTCCACTTCGGCCTGCTCCGGAGCCTGAAGCGGGCGACTTATGTCGCCGAGCGGACCGGGCACTATGCCCTTTCCAGCGAGGACTACTGCCACTTCACCTCGCCGATCCGGCGCTATCCCGACCTCCAGGTACATCGGGCGCTGCTCGCCACCCTGGCCGGCAAGCGTCCCAAGGAGCACGTGGACGAGCTGGTGGCGATGGCGGAGCACTGTACCCGGACCGAGCGCCGGGCCGAGGCGGCCGAGCAGGAGCTGATCAAGATCAAGCTGCTCACGTTCCTGGGGGACAAGATCGGCCAGAACTACCACGCCGTGATCATCGGGGTCGAGGATTTCGGCCTGTTCTGCCAGCTCATCGAGCTGCCCGTCGAGGGGCTCGTCCACCTGACCAGCCTGCACAGCGACTATTACGACCTGGAGCGGGAGACGCACAGCCTGATCGGCCGCAGGCGAGGGCAGCGGTTCCGGCTCGGCGACCGGGTCGAGGTCCGGGTCTGGCGGGTCGATGTCGACCGCCGGGAACTCGACCTCGTCCTCGCCTCGGAACTCCCCGAGGGGATGGAGCTGCCCGAGTCCCGCACCGGCCCGAGGAGGCCGAAGCGGCCGGGTTCGCCGCCCCCACCGAGGCGGACGGGCGGCCCACCCTCCCCGAGGAAGAAGGGGAGCCGGACGCGTCGATCCTGAGGATCGATCAGGCTCGGACCTGGATCGATTCGGCCTCCTGCGCCGACCAGAGGCGGGGGAGGCCGCGATCCTCCGGCGTCCCCGGACCGGGCAGGGCCAGGACGTCCAGCAGCGGGCCCTCCCCCACCTGGCGGATCAGGAACCAGGAACCACAGGCCCCGCAGGTGCCGATCAGCCGATCCGGGTCGTCGGGGTCGGGCTGGGTCAGGCCCAGCCCCCCCTCGCACCTCAGGCACGAGATCGGCTCGCCCACCCCCCTATCAATCGAAGCCCGCTCCAGCAGGAACGTCACGAGTCCGGACATCTGTCGCGTCATCGCGGCCCTCTCCAGACTTGGATTCCCCCAGCGTCGGGGAAACGGAGTCGTTCTCGAAATGTTGGCATCAGCGCCATGTCGCAAGATATAACAACATCGCATGGGATCGCAAGACCCAAGTCGCTTGATCTTTGAATTATTCGCGGGCGATCGTGCGTGATCGTTCCAAATCGAGCGTTAATCGACCGATGAGCGAGACTTCAACCGCGGGACATCGACGGGGGGCGGCGTCGGGCGTGTCCCAGAATCGAGAACTGTCGCCCGGCCCGCCAGGGTCGCTGTAAGTTTGCCCCCGCGGGTTGTAAGGATTACCTCAAGGCCGAGACCCGGGTCGATGCGATAACCCTCAATTCGGGCGAAGGTTCCGTCGACTCGAGGCCCTCGATGAGTGGGCGGGCATCCGGTTTGCCCTGGAGTCTTCGGGGACGAACCCAGGAGACCCGGTGATCTCGGCGGCGCCGATCGTGACGTCTGGGGCGCCTGGGTCAAGTTGGCTGGTCTTACGGCTTTGCGGGCACTGCGGAGAAGTGTTTTCTCCGGATATGCCAGGTTGCCCATGTTATATTGGAGCGGAGAGTTCTCGGGATCATCCCCGGCGATCGGCCGGAGCCGATCGGGGATGACCCGCAGCACGCGGAGGAGCCTCCCAGGGACGGGATCCCCCTCCCTTCGCCTCGATTGAGTCGCCGAACGAGTCTTGCACCAGCGAGGAGAGCCGAAAGTCGGCTCGGAGGTAACGATCATGTCGAAGAGACAGGGATTAACGCGGTGCGCCGCGCTGGCCCTGCTCGTCCTGGGGACCGCGGCCCCGGCCGGGGCCACGTACTGCGGGGCCGCGTCGTATCGCATCTGCGCCGCCCCGGTGGTGCAGACCGTCGATGTCGTGGCGATGGCCCCGAGGTACGAGACGGTTATGCAGACCGTCTACGAGACGGTCTACGAGGTCCAGCCGACCACCGTCATGCAGACCCGGTATCGCAGGGCCTTTCGGACCGAGCAATACCAGGTGATGCGTCCGGTGGTCGAGACGGTCGAGCAGGAGCGCCGCTACTCGGTGATGAAGCCGGTGTACGAGACGGCCGAGCGCGAGCGGCGTTACAGCGTGATGAAACCGGTCATCGAGACCCAGCAGCGGGAACGCCGCTACTCGGTGATGAAGCCGGTGTACGAGACGGCCGAGCGCGAGCGCCGATATTCCGTCATGAAGCCGGTCTACGAGACCCAGCAGCGCGAACGGCGCTACTCGGTGATGCGGCCGACTTACGAGACCGTCGAGCACGAGCGGCGGTACTCGGTGATGAAGCCGGTGATCGAGACCTCGGTGGTCCAGCGGCCATATCGGGTGCTCAAGCCGGTAGTGACCCAGCGCCAGGTGGTGGAGGAGTGCGGCGCGTACGAGACGCAGATGGAGGTCGTCCCCGGGCCGATCGTCCAGCGTCGCGTCCCCGTCGCCGCCGACCCGTGCGACACCTGCGAGCAGCCCCGCCCCACCGGGTTGCTCGGGTGCCTGTTCCACCACAAGAAGCGGGCGTTCGCGACGGTCTCCGTCCAGTGCCCACCCCGGACGGTTTGCAAACGCGTCTTCGTCTCCCGGCCGGTCGTCCGGACCGTCTCGGAGACGAAGTACGTCGCGGAGACGAGGTATCAGCAAGTCCCGGTCCAGACGTGCCGTTACGTGGCCGAGGAGCGCGTCGAGCGCATCCCCGTCACCACCTGCCGGTACGTCGCCGAGGAGCGCGTCGAGCCGTACCAGGTCCAGACGTGCCGTTACGTGGCCGAGGAGCGCGTCGAGCGCATCCCCGTCACCACCTGCCGGTACGTCGCCGAGGAGCGCGTCGAGCCGTACCAGGTCCAGACGTGCCGTTACGTGGCCGAGGAGCGCGTCGAGCGCATCCCCGTCACCACCTGCCGGTACGTCGCCGAGGAGCGCGTCGAGCGTGTCCCGGTGCAGCAGGTGCGTTATGTGACCGAGACGGCCGAGCGTCAGGTGCCGATCACGGTCCAGGAGCAGGTCCCGGTGACCGTGCAGCGCTGCGTCCCCCGGGTCGTGGCCCGTCCCGTGCCCGTGACCGTCTGCTCGATGGTGCCGGTGGCGGTGCCGAGCTGCCTGACCTGCCCGTGAGGCCTCGGTCAATCGGGAATCCGGCACGGACGGAGGCCCGGCGGGGAGAAACTCCCCGCCGGGCCTCTCGCGTTGCCGGGGCCGTGATCTGCCCGATCAGGCGTCGATCACGCGGTGGTCGATGTGCTCACGGCGGTACTCGCCGAGGCCGAGGTAGCCGCAGAGGACGACGTGCTGGGGCTGCCGCATGTCGAAGCCCTCGCGTTCGGCATCCTCGCCGAGCTTGCCGACGGCCCCGACCGGGGCCAGGCCCATCTGACGGCGCTTGGCGTCGATCTGGTCCCACTCGATGCGGTCCATGGCGACCGGGTCGGTCGCCAGCATCAAGGCGTTGTTCTCCCAGGTCCAGTGCGGGTTCTCGGCCCGGGCGAAGGGGCCGCCCTGGTAGACGCCGACGATCCCGTCCATGATCTGCAAGACGCATTTCTTGCGGATGATCGGGTGGCTGACCACCTGGGGGATGAACTGGTTGCAGACGTTCGCCTCGGCCGAGCTGTGCGACCGGGCGACGTTGTTCACCAGCCCGTGGCTCATGTTCTTCAGGGCGCCGGTGATGCCGGCCGAGCCGTGGTCCTTCAGCACCGGCAGGAGCACGACCTTGTTCACCTTCCGGGTGATCAGCGTGCCCAGGTGGGAACGGTAGGCGCGGTCGTCCTTCGGGTCGTGATCCCGGTGGATCAGGTTCATCGAGACGAACTCGTCCGGGTCGTAGCCCGAGACGAGGTCGCCGTCGGGCCAGGAGAGTTCCAGCTGGGAGGGGTCGTCGCCGTAGGTCAGGCCGCCCCAGTTGACGCCGTCGGGGATCCCCTTGTCCATCCCCGCGTCGACGAACTCGCCGCGATAGCGCTCGAAGACGAACATGTCCTTCGGCTTCACGCCGGCGGCCTTGAGCCCCTCGACGACCTCCAGCATCAGCTCGGTGGAGCTGTTGGCCAGGGGTCGGCCGACGGGGTTCATTTTGATCGCGACGACGTCGCCGGGCTCGAAGAAGGATCGCCAGGCGGACACGGCGTCGTCGGCGCCGGTCAGCTCGGACATCCCCCGGTCGAGCGCGGCCTTGATGGCGGCCCGGTCTCGGACGCCGTCGGAGATCATGCCGGGCTTGCGGACCTCGATCACCCGGCCGGGGTAGGGGCCGGGGATCCCGAGGGGCCCGTCGATGGCCGCCGGGTCGGCCGCCGCGCCGGGCTCCTGGGCCGAGGCCCGGATCGCCGAGAGCGCCGACATGGCCGCGACCCCGGAGAGGAACTCGCGGCGAGGGAGGCGGAGGCCGTTGCATCGGGGTCGGTCGTGCATGGCGTCACTCCTGATCGGGAGAGGCTGGGAGGTCGTCGGGTCCGTCGCCCTTATGATCGGGAATCTCCTCGGACCGATCCAGTTCCAGGAGGTATCGGAGCACCAGGGCGTAGGTCCGGGTGTAGGCCTCCTGGTCGACGTTCTCGAATTGGTCCTTGTCGGAGTGGATCAGCTCGAATCGGTCGACGGGCAGGCCGTCGAAGGTGATCGTGGGGATCCCGGCGTCCTCGAACGGGATCGAATCGGCGCCGACCCCGGGGATGACGTGGTCCTCCAGCGCGAGGTCGTGTTCCTCTGCGACCCGGTGGGCGATCGCCTCCAGGGCGTCATTCGAGCCGTTGGTCCAGAGGAACGGGCCGCCGACGCCGAGCACCTCCAGGTTCACCATCGCCCGGACGTTCGCCGCCCCCTCCTCGCCCAGTTGGTCGACGTAGATCCGGGAGCCGACGAGGCCCTGCTCCTCGTAGGCGAATCCCATGAAGACGAACGTGTGCTCCGTCGGGACGTCCTTGAGGGCCTGGTACAGGTTCGACGCCATGCAGGCACCGGACCAGTCGTCGATCACCCCGGCCCCGGCTGGGACCTTGTCCAGGTGGCCGCCGACGACGATGACCGAGCCGGTCGTCCCCGGCTTGGTGACGATGACGTTGTGCAGCAGGGGGTCGTCGTCCCGACGGCCCGGCACCTCCTGGAGTGTGATCGCCTCGGGTGGTGCCCCGGCTTGTTCGTAGAGCGCCTTGAGGCGGGCGACCCGGTCGGGGTTCTCCAGGGGGGCCGAGGCGAGTTCGTCGACCAGCTCGGCGTCGGGGACGGGGTTCGGGGTGGGCGCCTGGGCGGTGCAGAAGGCGGTGGGGAGTGAGGCGAAGGACAGGATGAGGCATGCAGCCCGCATGGTTCGGCTCCGGGGGTGGGGTTCAACGTCCGAGGGCGTGCTCGATCAGGGCCCGCACCGGGGGAGGTAGCTCCAGGCCGAGGGCTCGGCCGCGTTCGACCACTTCCCCGGCCGGCCAGCCCTCGACCCGGGCGAGGTGGAGCAGGGCGAGGCCGGCGGCCCGGCCCCCCTGCTTGCAGTGGATCAGGACCTTGCCGTCGGGATGACGATCGATCAGGTCGCAGACCGAGGAGATTTGAGGCGCTCCCAGGGGCTCCCCGCCGACCGGCACGCTGAGGTAATCCAGCCCGGCTTGACGGGCGACCTCGGCCTCCGCGGCCGGGTCCATCGGCTGGTCGGGCTCCCCCGGGCGCCGGAGGTTCACCACCGCGGTGAAGCCCTCGGCCTTCAGGCCCAGGATCTCTTCGCTCGTCGGCTGATCCGCGATCTCCAGGTTCGGTCGGACCGTCTTCCGGTTCATCTCGGCACTCCGTCGGGATTCGAGGGCGACTCCGCCCCCCGTCCGAGACTAACCGCCGGCGCCGCCCCTGGCCAGCGGGGGAGACGGCCCAGGTCTTGACGAAAACCCGGGATCTCGCCATACTACCTACCGTTCGGTATAGAGACGAGAGGAGTAACCGTGCCCGAGGTCGATCGAGCGCAGTTGACCGACGTGTCGGGGAGCGAGACGGCCCGGGAGATCCTCCGGGTCGCCGCCCGGTTGTTCTCGGGGAAGGGGTTCGATGCGACCTCGGTCCGGGAGGTCGTCGAGGCCGCCGGGGTGACCAAGCCGACGCTCTACTATCACTTCGGCAGTAAGGAAGGGTTGGCCCAGGCGCTGCTGACCCGGCCGATGCATCGGCTGATCGACGAGATCCGGGCGGGGCTGGATCGACCCGGCGAGCCGATCCGTCACCTGGCCGAGCAGATCGAGAGCCACTTCGCCTTCTGTCGGGAGGAGCCGGACCGGGCCCGGTTCGTCTATGGCCTGTTCTTCGGACCGAACGCACCGGGACTCTCGGCCGAGGTCGCCGTCTATGGAGGCCGGCTGAATGAGCTGCTCAACGAAGCGGTCCGGGGGCTGGTCCGGGCGGGGATCGTCCCGGAGGACCGGGCCAGGCGATGCGCCGCCGCGGTCCAGGGACTGATCACGTTCTACACGGCGGACTATTTGTACCAGGGCGCGAACCTCGAGGCGGGGCTGGCGCGTCGCCTGGTTGAGGATGTGCTCCTCGGCTTCGCCGCGGGGAGGTCGCCCGCCCCGGTCTCCGGGGCGGAGGGCGATGGACCTTCGAGGGACCCATGACATTGATCGCGTCGAACGGACTCCGGCGGGCCCTGGCCGGATTGATCCTGGCGGCCCTGGGCCCGATCCTCGGCTCCGGCTGCGGCGGTGCCGCCGAACGGGAGCTGGACGCCTCGCCCGGCGCACCGAAGCCGGTGGTGGTGACCACCGCCGAGGCGGTCCGACGGCCCGTCGAGCGGGCCATCGAAGTTGTGGGCACGCTGCACGGCTGGGAGGAGGTGACGCTCGGCTCGAAGCAGACCGGCCGGGTCGTCGCCGTCCGTCACGACGTGGGAGACCGGGTCTCTCCCGAGGAGCCGCTGGTCGATCTCGACCCGGTCGACGCGCGGCTCGCCGTCGACGAGGCCCGGTCCCGGCTGCTCGGCGAGCTGGTCCGCCTGGGCATCACCGCCGATCAGGCGGAGGAGTTCACTTCGCGTTACGGGGTCTCCGAGGAGCTGCTGGCCAACGAGGAGGTCAACCGGATCATCCTGGAAATCCCGGCGATCCAGCAGGCCGGGGCGACGCTCGACCAGGCCACCACCCGGCTCAATCGCCAGCGTCAGCTCTCCCAGCGGAACGCGGGCACCCAGCAGGAACTCCAGGACGCCGAGAGCGAAGAGCGGATCGCCCAGGCGGCACGCGAGAACGCGGTCATGACCGCCAGGACCGTGATCGCCGACGCCCTGTCGAGCCACGTCGCTCTGCAGCAGGCGCAGGAGGCCCTGAGGGAGATGCAGATCGTCGCCCCCAGGCCTTCGGCGCTGCCTCCCGGGGTCGACTCGCCGGAGGAGGTCCGGTACGCGATCAGCCGGAGGCAGGTCTCCGAGGGGCAGTTCCTTCGCCCCGGCGATCCGGTCATCGACCTGGTGCTGGAACACCCGCTCCGGCTGAGGGTGAGCGTCCCGGAGCGGTTCGTCGCCGAGGTCTCCCAGGGCCAGGAAGTCGGGCTTAGGACGGCCGCCTTCCCCGACCGGATCTTCCGAGGTTCGGTGGCCCGGATCAACCCCTCGGTCGATCCGGTGAGCCGGACCTTCGAGGTCGAGGCCGAGGTCCCGAACCCCGACCTGACCCTCCACCCGGGCAGTTTCGCCAAGGCCAGGATCATCACCGTCCGGGAATCGGAGGCGACCCTCGTGCCGATCGAGGCGATCGTCCGGTTCGCCGGCGTCGTCAAGCTGTTCCTGCTCGAGACGGGCCCGGACGGCTATCAGGCCCGGGAACTGGCGATCGAGACCGGGGCGGAGCGGGACGGCCTGGTCGAGGTCCTCGGCGGCCTGCCCGAGGATGCGGTCGTCATCACCAGCGGCCAGACCCGGCTCGCGGACCGAACCCCCGTCGTGATCCGCCCGGGCCTGGCCGAGGACGAGTCGCCTGAGGCCGAGGAGCCCGCGGTCGGAGCCGAGGGCGAGGCGTCGGACGAGGACGGATGACGCCGAGGGCGACGGCCCGTCGGCCCATGCCATGAACCGGGAGGGATCGAGCCCGGCACGGATCCCGGGACCCACGCACATCTGGACCCATCGGCCACGAATGACCTGATCCTCGGGTTCCTGATCCGCCCCGCCCTCGTGATCTTCCGGGTGTTCCTCCTCTCCGCCCGTACGTCGACCCTGATTGCCGGGCGCATCCGCCCGCAACGGCCACCTGTTCCCGACCCCCCGCGGCCCAGACATGGGTAATGCACAGCTTCGGTCAGATGGCCGGCGCCCTCGGCCGATCGCCGCTCACCCGGCACCGCCGGATGCGGCGTCGACGCGATCGGGCGGCCGAATCGAACGCATACCATGGTCCCGCCGTCACCCTGAAAGGTCCCGGGAATGACCGTCTCGGACGTTTGCATCAACCGCCCCGTCTTCACCTGGGTCCTCGTGCTGATCCCGGTGGTGCTGGGGGTGGTCAGTTACAACCGGCTCGGCGTCGACCTGTTCCCCGACGTCGAATTCCCGGTGGCCTCCGTCACCACGGTGCTGCCCAATGCCAGCGTCGAGGAGATGGAGACCTCGGTCACCAAGCCGATCGAGGACATCCTCAACACCATCTCCGGCATCGAGGAGCTGCGCTCGACCACCTTCGAGGGGATCTCGGTCGTCACCGTGCAGTTCGACCTCTCGAAGCAGGCCGACGTGGGCGTGCAGGAGGTCCGGGACAAGGTCAACTCCGTCCTGCCCAACCTGCCCGACGGGATCGAGTCGCCGGTGGTCGCCAAGTTCGAGACCGACGCGATGCCGATCCTGACGATCGCGGTCTCCGGCCGCCGGGACTTCCGGGAGGTCACCGAGCTGGCCCGACGCCGGATCAAGGAGCGGCTGGAGACGGTCAGCGGGGTCGGCGCCATCACCCTGGTCGGCGGCCGGATCCGGGCGATGAACATCGTCGTCGACACCGATGCGCTCTCGGCCTACAACATGTCGATCGACGACGTGCGATCGGCGCTCGTCCGCCAGAGCCTGGAGGTCCCCGGGGGTCGGGTCGACCGGGGGAGCCGGGAGGAGATCCTCCGGGTCCTCGGCCGGCTGGAGACGGAGCGGGAGTTCAACGACCTGATCATCGCCACCCGCAACGGGTATCCCGTCCGCATCCGGGACGTGGGCCGTGCGGAGGACTCGGTCGAGGAGCCCCGGTCGCTCGCCCGGCTCGACGGCGAGAACGCCGTGAGCCTGGTGGTGCAGAAGCAGTCCGGCACGAACACCGTGCAGGTGGCCCACGAGATCAAGGGACGCCTGGCCGAGCTCTCGGAGTCGCTGCCGCCCGACATCGAGACGGTGATCATCAAGGACCAGTCCAGGTTCATCGAGCAGTCGATCGAGGAGGTGAAATTCCACCTCCTGCTGGCCGGCGTGCTCGTCTCCGGGACGATCCTTCTGTTCATCCGGGACTGGCGGACGACGCTGATCGCGACCCTGGCCATCCCGACCTCGATCATCCCCACGTTCCTGTTCATGGACGTGATGGGGTTCACGCTCAATAACATCACGATGCTGGGGTTGATCCTGGCCATCGGCATCGTGATCGACGACGCGGTTGTCGTGCACGAGAACATCTTCCGGCACATGGAGGAGGACGGGATGGACGGCATGACCGCCTCCCGCCTCGGCACCCGGGAGATCGCCCTGCCGGTCTTCGCCACGAGCCTCTCGCTGATCGTCATCTTCCTGCCGATCGCCTTCATCGGCGGGATCATCGGCCGGTTCTTCGCCAGCTTCGGGTTCGTGGTCGCCTTCGCGGTGGCCATGAGCCTGTTCGTCTCCTTCACGCTCACCCCGATGCTCTGCTCCCGGTTCCTCAAGCTGGAGGACGCCCGGCAGACCGGCCACGCGAAGTCGAAGTCGGGGTTCTTCTACCGGATCGTCGACGCCGGCTACGGCTGGATCCTCCGTCGGTCGCTGACCCGGCTCGGGACGCTGATGGTCATCCTGCTCGCGATCCTGGCGATCGGGTCGACCGTGCCGATCGGCATGGCGACCGGCTTCTCCCTGATCCCCCGGGACGACCAGAGCGAATACGAGGTCGTCGTGCAGACGCCCGAGGGCTACACCCTGGAGCAGACCGACCGCCTGAGCCGCGACCTGGAAGCCCGGCTCAAGGCGCTCCCGGGCTCGAAGACCCTGTTCACGACCATCGGTTCGCTGTCGACCGGGGTGCAGGTGAAGGGGCAGGGGGACGTGACCCAGGCGACGATCTACGTCCGGATGCCCGAGCTGTCGGAGCGAGAATTCAGCCAGTTCGAGGTCCAGGACGAGGCCCGGAAGCTGATGGAGGTGTACCCCGACCTCCGCGTGAGCGTCAACGACGTCTCCGCCTTCCAGGGCGGCTCCCGGGCCCAGATCTTCCAGATGAATCTGGCAGGACCCGAGCTGGAGCAGCTCTCCGAATATGCCCAGGTGCTCCGGGATCGCCTGGCGGCCAACGGCGGGATCACCGACCTCGACACGTCCCTCTCGCTGCGGAAGCCGGAGGTCCGCGTCTCGATCGACCGGGAGCGCGCCGCCGACCTGGCAATCCCCGTCCAGACGATCGGCGAGAGCCTCCGCGTGATGGTCGGCGGCCTGCCC carries:
- the rnr gene encoding ribonuclease R; its protein translation is MATPDHESRVMGALSRPGYQPKTVKALSREFDIPPDEYPDFRRAVKRLVKAGKLVVARDKTLEKATEAAKKSSSGAIVGTFRRTAKGFGFVRPHGANDRADHIFIPEKYTSDASSGDQVAVKITRRARTPGMNHEGKILDVIERASGVFVGTYFEQDGDGFVKVDKSTFHESIYVGDPGAKGARPGDKVVLEMVRFPSPELEGEGVITEVLGPRGTPGVDTLMVLRAYNIPDEFDEDVLREAREQARAFDEANVEGRADLRDVLTVTIDPATARDFDDAITLSRDDRGYWELGVHIADVSHFVPTNSELDRVARLRGNSVYLPDRVVPMLPEVLSNSLASLQQGKTRYTVSALLEFNNEGVRTGTRFVRSAIRVDQRFSYEQAFEAMKNPDREIEGVSPPVHAMLGRMLELAMTLRKRRFARGALELNMPEVEVELGNEGEVVGAHLAQDDESHQVIEEFMLAANEAVAEFLTGRGLDFLRRGHDDPDPMKLRDFAEFARSLGYAIESPQSRFELQRVLNESADQPERHAVHFGLLRSLKRATYVAERTGHYALSSEDYCHFTSPIRRYPDLQVHRALLATLAGKRPKEHVDELVAMAEHCTRTERRAEAAEQELIKIKLLTFLGDKIGQNYHAVIIGVEDFGLFCQLIELPVEGLVHLTSLHSDYYDLERETHSLIGRRRGQRFRLGDRVEVRVWRVDVDRRELDLVLASELPEGMELPESRTGPRRPKRPGSPPPPRRTGGPPSPRKKGSRTRRS
- a CDS encoding DUF362 domain-containing protein translates to MHDRPRCNGLRLPRREFLSGVAAMSALSAIRASAQEPGAAADPAAIDGPLGIPGPYPGRVIEVRKPGMISDGVRDRAAIKAALDRGMSELTGADDAVSAWRSFFEPGDVVAIKMNPVGRPLANSSTELMLEVVEGLKAAGVKPKDMFVFERYRGEFVDAGMDKGIPDGVNWGGLTYGDDPSQLELSWPDGDLVSGYDPDEFVSMNLIHRDHDPKDDRAYRSHLGTLITRKVNKVVLLPVLKDHGSAGITGALKNMSHGLVNNVARSHSSAEANVCNQFIPQVVSHPIIRKKCVLQIMDGIVGVYQGGPFARAENPHWTWENNALMLATDPVAMDRIEWDQIDAKRRQMGLAPVGAVGKLGEDAEREGFDMRQPQHVVLCGYLGLGEYRREHIDHRVIDA
- a CDS encoding M28 family metallopeptidase produces the protein MRAACLILSFASLPTAFCTAQAPTPNPVPDAELVDELASAPLENPDRVARLKALYEQAGAPPEAITLQEVPGRRDDDPLLHNVIVTKPGTTGSVIVVGGHLDKVPAGAGVIDDWSGACMASNLYQALKDVPTEHTFVFMGFAYEEQGLVGSRIYVDQLGEEGAANVRAMVNLEVLGVGGPFLWTNGSNDALEAIAHRVAEEHDLALEDHVIPGVGADSIPFEDAGIPTITFDGLPVDRFELIHSDKDQFENVDQEAYTRTYALVLRYLLELDRSEEIPDHKGDGPDDLPASPDQE
- a CDS encoding beta-lactamase hydrolase domain-containing protein, with the translated sequence MNRKTVRPNLEIADQPTSEEILGLKAEGFTAVVNLRRPGEPDQPMDPAAEAEVARQAGLDYLSVPVGGEPLGAPQISSVCDLIDRHPDGKVLIHCKQGGRAAGLALLHLARVEGWPAGEVVERGRALGLELPPPVRALIEHALGR
- a CDS encoding TetR/AcrR family transcriptional regulator; its protein translation is MPEVDRAQLTDVSGSETAREILRVAARLFSGKGFDATSVREVVEAAGVTKPTLYYHFGSKEGLAQALLTRPMHRLIDEIRAGLDRPGEPIRHLAEQIESHFAFCREEPDRARFVYGLFFGPNAPGLSAEVAVYGGRLNELLNEAVRGLVRAGIVPEDRARRCAAAVQGLITFYTADYLYQGANLEAGLARRLVEDVLLGFAAGRSPAPVSGAEGDGPSRDP
- a CDS encoding efflux RND transporter periplasmic adaptor subunit, whose protein sequence is MTLIASNGLRRALAGLILAALGPILGSGCGGAAERELDASPGAPKPVVVTTAEAVRRPVERAIEVVGTLHGWEEVTLGSKQTGRVVAVRHDVGDRVSPEEPLVDLDPVDARLAVDEARSRLLGELVRLGITADQAEEFTSRYGVSEELLANEEVNRIILEIPAIQQAGATLDQATTRLNRQRQLSQRNAGTQQELQDAESEERIAQAARENAVMTARTVIADALSSHVALQQAQEALREMQIVAPRPSALPPGVDSPEEVRYAISRRQVSEGQFLRPGDPVIDLVLEHPLRLRVSVPERFVAEVSQGQEVGLRTAAFPDRIFRGSVARINPSVDPVSRTFEVEAEVPNPDLTLHPGSFAKARIITVRESEATLVPIEAIVRFAGVVKLFLLETGPDGYQARELAIETGAERDGLVEVLGGLPEDAVVITSGQTRLADRTPVVIRPGLAEDESPEAEEPAVGAEGEASDEDG
- a CDS encoding efflux RND transporter permease subunit; translated protein: MTVSDVCINRPVFTWVLVLIPVVLGVVSYNRLGVDLFPDVEFPVASVTTVLPNASVEEMETSVTKPIEDILNTISGIEELRSTTFEGISVVTVQFDLSKQADVGVQEVRDKVNSVLPNLPDGIESPVVAKFETDAMPILTIAVSGRRDFREVTELARRRIKERLETVSGVGAITLVGGRIRAMNIVVDTDALSAYNMSIDDVRSALVRQSLEVPGGRVDRGSREEILRVLGRLETEREFNDLIIATRNGYPVRIRDVGRAEDSVEEPRSLARLDGENAVSLVVQKQSGTNTVQVAHEIKGRLAELSESLPPDIETVIIKDQSRFIEQSIEEVKFHLLLAGVLVSGTILLFIRDWRTTLIATLAIPTSIIPTFLFMDVMGFTLNNITMLGLILAIGIVIDDAVVVHENIFRHMEEDGMDGMTASRLGTREIALPVFATSLSLIVIFLPIAFIGGIIGRFFASFGFVVAFAVAMSLFVSFTLTPMLCSRFLKLEDARQTGHAKSKSGFFYRIVDAGYGWILRRSLTRLGTLMVILLAILAIGSTVPIGMATGFSLIPRDDQSEYEVVVQTPEGYTLEQTDRLSRDLEARLKALPGSKTLFTTIGSLSTGVQVKGQGDVTQATIYVRMPELSEREFSQFEVQDEARKLMEVYPDLRVSVNDVSAFQGGSRAQIFQMNLAGPELEQLSEYAQVLRDRLAANGGITDLDTSLSLRKPEVRVSIDRERAADLAIPVQTIGESLRVMVGGLPVTTFRDAGEQYDVWLRAQAEDRGSPEALENLNLFSPSAGLVKLTSLASLEPDFGPTEIERLDRERIVTVLGNPTDEMPLGAVVSLSNEILDDIGMEPGYRAVVSGQAKTLEETFVYFTVAFVLSGVFMYMILAAQFESWLQPVAILMALPVTVPFGLLSMLLWDTPMDLYAMFGLFMLVGIVKKNGILQVNAANDLRAEGWPRREAVVAANHLRLRPILMTTVMLVAAMVPIALGQGPGAGSRASMAKVIIGGQMLSLLLALVVTPVFYVLLDMWTNFTRRMGLRFSVHDEAPVSGGIAPEAQGRVPVGAGAGSSPGGS